A single window of Streptomyces sudanensis DNA harbors:
- a CDS encoding CsbD family protein, with protein sequence MTAGEKAKAKTEQAKGKAKEALGSATGNDRMAAEGQAEKSTGDAREAKEKAKDAFKH encoded by the coding sequence ATGACTGCCGGCGAGAAGGCGAAGGCGAAGACCGAGCAGGCCAAGGGCAAGGCCAAGGAGGCCCTGGGCAGCGCCACGGGCAACGACCGCATGGCCGCCGAGGGGCAGGCGGAGAAGAGCACGGGCGACGCCCGCGAGGCCAAGGAGAAGGCCAAGGACGCCTTCAAGCACTGA
- a CDS encoding helix-turn-helix domain-containing protein, with product MTDGHRTDAEASSPAEAAARRLLDLLAAGAPAEELAAQPARSRAGGAAPADVALVEEATEAALSVRRVLDQHRRREAELVALFDTAGDLAGLRDLDAVLRAIVRRARTLLGADVAYLTLNDPAEQATFMRVTDGSVSAAFQQLRLGMGEGLGGLVAQTARPYASRDYRTDRRYRHTGPIDDGVAEEGLRGILGVPLRVGKEVIGVLFAGNRFPRDFTPDAIALLGSLADHAAVAIDSARLLEETRSALARLEAANATARAHSEALRRASDAHDRLTRLVLRGAGVDDMAAEIASLLGGEVAVHDIDGSELARTGGEPAAPRAEDLAASRADGRAVRADGVWTCAVLAGAEPLGGIVLTGRGDLSEADRRLFERAALVTAMLLMMRRSVAETEDRIRGELLDDLLAGPASSAHWDGGSHTLRARRLGVDLARPHAVAVLDCAPASRARLSAETARTARGLGGLAGTRHGRTVLLAPCERPGALARGLAADLTRALGTPVTVGAAGPGHGPEEHAALHAEAVRCLTALHALGRAGDGADTADLGFVGVLLGDRADIGSYVERVLGPVLAYDAERGTELLRTLHAYYDRGTSLSRAKESLHVHVNTVVQRLDRVARLLGPDWNSPARALEIQLALRLHRLVHAPGR from the coding sequence ATGACCGACGGCCACCGGACCGACGCCGAGGCGTCCTCACCCGCCGAGGCGGCCGCCCGCCGCCTGCTGGACCTCCTGGCCGCCGGCGCCCCCGCCGAGGAGCTCGCCGCCCAGCCCGCCCGGTCGCGGGCCGGCGGGGCCGCCCCGGCGGACGTCGCCCTCGTCGAGGAGGCCACCGAGGCGGCCCTGTCCGTACGGCGCGTACTGGACCAGCACCGCCGCCGGGAGGCGGAACTCGTCGCGCTGTTCGACACCGCGGGGGACCTGGCGGGCTTGCGGGACCTGGACGCCGTGCTCCGCGCCATCGTCCGCCGGGCGAGGACGCTGCTGGGCGCCGACGTCGCCTACCTCACCCTCAACGACCCCGCCGAGCAGGCCACGTTCATGCGCGTCACCGACGGGTCCGTCTCGGCGGCCTTCCAGCAGCTCCGGCTGGGCATGGGAGAGGGGCTGGGCGGGCTGGTCGCGCAGACCGCGCGCCCCTACGCCAGCAGGGACTACCGCACCGACCGGCGGTACCGCCACACCGGGCCCATCGACGACGGCGTGGCCGAGGAGGGGCTGCGCGGCATCCTCGGCGTCCCGCTGCGGGTGGGGAAGGAGGTCATCGGGGTGCTGTTCGCGGGGAACCGCTTCCCGCGCGACTTCACCCCCGACGCCATCGCCCTGCTCGGTTCGCTCGCCGACCACGCCGCCGTCGCGATCGACAGCGCCCGCCTCCTGGAGGAGACCCGCAGCGCCCTCGCCCGGCTCGAAGCCGCCAACGCGACGGCCCGGGCCCACAGCGAGGCGCTGCGCCGGGCCTCCGACGCCCACGACCGCCTCACCAGGCTGGTGCTGCGCGGCGCGGGCGTCGACGACATGGCGGCCGAGATCGCCTCGCTGCTCGGCGGCGAGGTGGCCGTCCACGACATCGACGGCAGCGAACTGGCCCGTACCGGCGGCGAACCGGCGGCGCCCCGCGCCGAGGACCTCGCGGCCTCGCGCGCCGACGGCCGCGCGGTCCGCGCGGACGGCGTCTGGACCTGTGCCGTGCTGGCGGGCGCCGAACCGCTGGGCGGCATCGTGCTGACCGGTCGGGGCGACCTCTCCGAGGCCGACCGGCGCCTCTTCGAACGCGCGGCGCTCGTCACCGCGATGCTGCTGATGATGCGCCGGTCGGTCGCCGAGACCGAGGACCGGATACGCGGCGAACTCCTCGACGACCTCCTCGCGGGGCCCGCCTCCTCGGCCCACTGGGACGGGGGCAGCCACACCCTCCGGGCCCGGCGCCTCGGCGTCGACCTGGCCCGGCCCCACGCCGTCGCCGTCCTCGACTGCGCGCCGGCCTCGCGCGCCCGGCTCTCCGCGGAGACCGCCCGTACCGCCCGCGGGCTCGGCGGCCTGGCGGGCACCCGGCACGGCCGCACCGTCCTGCTGGCGCCGTGCGAACGGCCCGGCGCCCTCGCCCGCGGTCTCGCCGCCGATCTCACCCGCGCCCTCGGCACCCCCGTCACCGTCGGCGCGGCCGGCCCCGGGCACGGCCCGGAGGAGCACGCCGCCCTCCACGCCGAGGCGGTGCGCTGCCTCACGGCGCTCCACGCCCTCGGCCGCGCCGGGGACGGGGCCGACACCGCCGACCTCGGCTTCGTCGGGGTCCTGCTCGGCGACCGGGCCGACATCGGCTCGTACGTCGAACGGGTCCTCGGTCCCGTCCTCGCCTACGACGCGGAGCGCGGCACCGAACTGCTGCGCACCCTGCACGCCTACTACGACCGGGGGACCAGCCTCTCCCGCGCCAAGGAGTCCCTCCACGTCCACGTCAACACGGTCGTCCAGCGCCTCGACCGCGTCGCGCGGCTCCTCGGCCCGGACTGGAACAGTCCCGCCCGCGCCCTGGAGATCCAGCTGGCGCTGCGCCTGCACCGGCTCGTCCACGCCCCGGGGCGGTGA
- a CDS encoding MFS transporter, producing MPSPATAPPAPSSLKRIVAASLIGTTIEWYDFFLYGSAAALVFNTLFFPSADPLVGTLIAFVTYAIGFVARPLGGIVFGHYGDKVGRKKLLVISLLMMGGATFAMGLLPTYETIGVGAPILLTVLRLVQGFALGGEWGGAVLIVSEHGGDEHRGFWASWPQAGAPGGNLLATGVLALLAAFQSDAAFQSWGWRVPFLLSGLLVVIGLWIRVSVSESPVFLEAQARAEAAAARGAKETVPVVEVFRRSRREVLCAIGTRFGENISYYVLTSFLLVYVTVHLELPKGTALNAVLIGSAVHFLAIPLWGALSDRVGRRPVILVGSAGMAVWAFVFFGLVDSGSFAVITLAVTAGLLLHGAMYGPQAAFISEMFDTEVRYSGASMGSQLASIVAGALAPVIAVELLKDYDSSLPVSVYLCLAAVVTTVTVAVARETRGRDLARPRDEGPAAALRAGAGGPG from the coding sequence ATGCCGTCGCCCGCGACCGCTCCCCCAGCCCCGTCCAGCCTCAAGCGCATCGTCGCCGCCAGCCTCATCGGCACCACCATCGAGTGGTACGACTTCTTCCTCTACGGCTCGGCCGCCGCCCTGGTGTTCAACACGCTGTTCTTCCCCAGCGCCGATCCGCTGGTGGGCACGCTGATCGCCTTCGTCACGTACGCCATCGGGTTCGTCGCCCGGCCGCTGGGCGGCATCGTCTTCGGGCACTACGGCGACAAGGTCGGGCGCAAGAAGCTGCTGGTGATCAGTCTGCTGATGATGGGCGGCGCGACCTTCGCGATGGGGCTGCTGCCCACGTACGAGACCATCGGCGTCGGCGCGCCGATCCTGCTGACCGTGCTGCGCCTGGTCCAGGGCTTCGCGCTGGGCGGCGAGTGGGGCGGGGCGGTCCTGATCGTCTCCGAGCACGGCGGGGACGAGCACCGCGGTTTCTGGGCCTCCTGGCCGCAGGCCGGGGCTCCCGGCGGCAACCTGCTCGCCACCGGCGTGCTGGCGCTGCTCGCCGCGTTCCAGTCCGACGCGGCCTTCCAGTCCTGGGGCTGGCGCGTGCCGTTCCTGCTGTCGGGGCTCCTGGTGGTGATCGGCCTGTGGATCCGGGTCTCGGTGTCCGAGTCCCCGGTGTTCCTGGAGGCGCAGGCCAGGGCCGAGGCGGCGGCCGCGCGGGGCGCGAAGGAGACGGTGCCGGTCGTCGAGGTGTTCCGGCGCAGCCGGCGCGAGGTGCTCTGCGCCATCGGCACGCGCTTCGGCGAGAACATCTCGTACTACGTCCTGACCTCGTTCCTGCTGGTGTACGTCACCGTGCACCTGGAACTGCCCAAGGGGACCGCGCTGAACGCCGTCCTCATCGGTTCCGCCGTCCACTTCCTCGCCATCCCCCTGTGGGGGGCGCTGTCCGACCGGGTGGGCAGGCGTCCGGTCATCCTCGTCGGCTCCGCGGGGATGGCCGTCTGGGCGTTCGTGTTCTTCGGCCTGGTCGACTCCGGGTCGTTCGCCGTGATCACGCTGGCCGTCACCGCCGGCCTGCTGCTGCACGGGGCGATGTACGGGCCGCAGGCCGCGTTCATCTCCGAGATGTTCGACACCGAGGTCCGCTACTCCGGGGCCTCCATGGGTTCCCAGCTCGCCTCCATCGTCGCCGGCGCCCTCGCTCCCGTCATCGCCGTGGAACTCCTCAAGGACTACGATTCGTCCCTCCCCGTCAGCGTCTACCTGTGCCTGGCCGCCGTGGTCACCACGGTCACCGTGGCGGTCGCCCGGGAGACCCGGGGCCGCGACCTCGCCCGCCCGCGGGACGAGGGGCCGGCGGCCGCCCTCCGGGCCGGCGCGGGCGGACCGGGGTAG